TTTTAGTTGTTCTTGAGACATTAGATAACGCACCTCATTCCCCATAGTGACATTTTATCACGATAGTCTACAAGGTGACATTATCATAAAATAACCACAAGTATATTCAAAAGACTATTGATTTAAATAAGGAGTAGGGGTAAAATAAGAATGTACAAGTGAATATAGAAATTTTATGGTCCGAAAGGTTAAAAGGGAAAGCGGTGAAAATCCGCTGCAGCCCCCGCTACTGTGAGCGAGGATGAGGCCCTAATATGCCACTGGGAAACTGGGAAGGCAGGGTAATAGATGAATCGCGAGCCAGGAGACCTACCATAAGATTTCCGAAATTCACCTTCGGAGGGAAGGTTGAATGGTCTTTTTGTGTCTATAATCTGGTAAGAAAAGGTCTACCTCCGCAGGGGTAGGCTTTTTTTGATAATTAGCCAAAAGATGATTTAAAATAGGAGGGTGCCTATAATTACTCCAGTTGTTGGCAGATTGTCAATTGTATGTTCTATGATGATAGGTAAATCTGTTTTTGTTACTTACATTGTTTCAAAATGTATCTTACTGAGAATAGGTAGTATGACTGGAGATACTCTTGGAGCAGTAAATGAGTGGGCAGAGCTTACTGTACTTATTTGTTCAGCGAGTTTATCATTATAAATAGAAAAGAAGGGATTTATATGGGAAAAGGATTATTAATAATAGCCCATGGAAGCCGTGTTGAAGAGACAAGAGAGGTGGTTACAAAGGTGGTAGAAAAAATAAAGAGCCTAAAAAAATACAGAGATGTAAAGGCAGGTTTTATGGAATTTAATGAACCTGATATATCTATTTCTATAAAAGAATTTGTACAAAAGGGGATTTATGACATTATAGCAGTGCCTATGTTTTTAGTAGAAGGAATTCATATACGCCATGATATTCCAGAGCTTTTTGAAAAAGAAAAGAAAAAATATCCAGGTTTACAGATTAAGTTTGCAAGGTCTATTGGCTATGATGATAGGATAGCAGATATAATACTTGAAAGGGCAGAAGAGGT
The window above is part of the Calorimonas adulescens genome. Proteins encoded here:
- a CDS encoding sirohydrochlorin chelatase; the protein is MGKGLLIIAHGSRVEETREVVTKVVEKIKSLKKYRDVKAGFMEFNEPDISISIKEFVQKGIYDIIAVPMFLVEGIHIRHDIPELFEKEKKKYPGLQIKFARSIGYDDRIADIILERAEEVE